The segment TTCATTTGAGACTAGGTACAATAGAAATACAAGCTTCACAGAGCTTTTGCACCGCATTTACTGAATGCTCAAAAGCATCTCTTTCTTCTTTATCAAGATCAATTTCTATAACCCGTTCAACACCACCGGCACCAAGCACAACAGGAACACCGACATAGGTATCATTAACCCCGTATTCACCTGAAAGATAGGCCGCAACAGGCACAACACGCTTCGTATCCTTTAAATAGGCTTCAGCCATAGAAACAGCAGAAGCTGCTGGTGCGTAGAAAGCGGATCCTGTTTTTAGCAAACCAACGATTTCTGCCCCACCATCACGGGTCCGTTGGATAATTTGATCAATTCTTTCTTGTGTTGTCCACCCCATCTTGACAAGATCAGGCAAAGAAATACCACCAACTGTTGAATAACGCACAAGAGGCACCATTGAATCACCATGCCCTCCTAAAACAAATGCTGTCACATCTTTAACAGAAACCTTAAATTCCTCAGATAAGAAATGACGAAAACGTGCGGAATCAAGGACACCAGCCATACCAATCACTTTATGTGTAGGAAGACCGGAAAATTTCTGCAATGCCCATACCATGGCATCAAGGGGGTTGGTAATACAAATAACAAACGCTGAAGGTGCGTATTTTTTAATCCCATCACCAACTTGTTCCATCACTTTTAAATTAATACCTAAAAGATCATCTCGGCTCATGCCTGGCTTTCGTGCAACACCAGCCGTTACAATAACAACATCAGCACCTTCAATTGCTTCATAAGCATTTGCACCTTTTAAATTGATATCAAAACCATCAACAGGTGAAGATTCAGCAATATCAAGAGCTTTCCCCTGTGAAATACCTTCTGCGATATCAAATAAGACAACATCAGCGAGCTCTTTAAGTCCAATAATATGTGCTAAAGTGCCCCCGATCATACCTGAACCGATGAGAGCTATTTTTTTTCTTGCCATTTTATTTCTTCCTAACATTAAAAAACTCAGTGCATATCTATCAGCATCACTACGCTGAATATTTCTTTGATCTTAGCTATATTTTCAATAACATCAACAAAAAGAGAAAATATGAAACTTACCAAATTTTTCTTTTCACAAAAGCAATAATTCCCCATAGAAACAATATTAGAAAATTACCATGAAGTATCGATAAAGTGAATTTAAAAAAAACACAACAGAATTATCACAATTCTTTTACGCGTAAAGAGTTATTGTTCTTATGGTTTACATAAAGATAAAGTTATGTTCAACTTTCCCCCTTTAAAAGAAAATGTTCTGCCCAAAGTTTCAAATAATCCTGGCTTTGCATTTCAAAAAGACGTGATTGTGTTCTTTTAAACTCAAATGTCTCCGTTGTCTGAGCTCGTCCCTTATATAGATTTTCAAGGACATCCGCCGCTGACATAAATAATCTTATGTGGCGTTCATAAAGAATATCAATGAGTAAAATAAACCGTTTTGTTTCATTGCGACATGTATCATCCATGACAGGAACATTATCGACAAAAATCGTGTGATAACGCTCCGCCAATGCTAAATACTCAGCTGCTGCCAAGGGCTTTACACATAAATCGCGATAGTCAAAACGTGCACATCCTTCACCAGAACGTGGAACATGAATAAAACGCCCTTTTAAAGTAAGTTCATCAGAAGTTTCTTTTTGCCCTTCTAGCACCAATGCCCAAGCTTGATCCATGTGCTCATTTGCTTCCAACCCTAACGGTGTTATATACACATGTTGTAGATTTGATTTTTCAAGACGATAATCTGTTTTAGCGTCAAGATTGACAATGCGAACATGTGCTTTCAAAACGTGAATAAAGGGCAAAAAAAGCTCTCGATTTAAACCATTGTAATAAAGATTATCGGGAGCAACATTTGAAGTCGCAATAAAGAAAACGCCTTTATCAAACAAAGCCGAGATGAGACGTCCCAACACCATGGCATCAGCAATATCTGTTACACTAAATTCATCAAAACAAAGCACCCGAGCCTCTTGTGCAAGATCTTCAACAACAGCTAAAATAGGATTATCTTTTCCAGCTTTTCCAGCTTTTCCATTTATTGACGCCTGACGGTAAAAATTAATGCGTTCATGCACATCAGCCATAAAATCATTAAAATGAGCACGCTTTTTACGTTCTTTTGGCAAACAAGAAAAGAACAAATCCATAAGCATGGTTTTGCCTCGTCCTACTTCACCATAAATATATAACCCCCGTAAGGAATCATCCTTTTGCCTTGAACAACGAAAAAAATTTTGTTTTTTCTTCTTGAAAAAGTGCCAAAACAGCCAAGGACGCGAAACATTTTGTTCCATAATATCTTGTAATAAATGATCAAAATGCTCAGCTAAAGCCAATTGAGCAGGATCAAAACTGATTTCTCCTTTATATACCAACTCCTTATAACGCCTTGACACTAAAATCATCCAAACAACCTTTATAACCCGTTTTCAATGAAAGAGACGCGCTTTTGTCATAAACCAGTGTCTATATTTTAAATTTTTCATAACAGGACAAAAACAATCTAACGGCTTAAAATAACGGGACGATCATCAATTGTACGTCCCTCAAAACGATCAATATTGGAAGAATAAAGGGCAACAATAACGCGTCCTGCATTATTATAGAGATATAATCTTTTTCCTTTAACAGCCCACGAATTTACTTGAGAAATGATTCCCGGACAATGTAAAGGACCAGCTCGGTATCCTTGGCCAAATTTTGTTTGTGGCGTTGCAATTCGGCAAACTTTACCATCCATAGAGAGATTCCACACTCCAGCAATACTTGCAGGAAACAAATCAACAGCACTACTTGGCAATTCGAGACTAGCCATTCGCCCATCGCTTTGAGAATCTCCTTTCTCATACATTGAAACCTCTGCTGTTTCAGAAGAGGAATAATAAGAAGAGGAAGGATCAGGCATCACTTCTGTTGGCATTTCTTGAAGTGGATAAAAAACTTCTGCTGTGTTATTATTATCGCTTCTATCAAATCGCGATGTTAAACATCCCCCTAAGAACATAACCATTGATATTGCAATGAAAGACGAATTTTTAAAAAATGGCATATCTATACTCTTTCCCATAACTAAATAAATTCACTCAAAGAATAGGTGAACATGTGTTATATGGCATTTTACAAAGATAAATTAATAAATTTAAAAAATAGGATAAAAATAACTTATTTTAAGTAATAAATAATTTTCTGCCATCAATTTTATGATTATTTCATGATTAAGTACTAGAAATTCATAATATTTTCAGCCATATATCTTTTGTAGCAATCATTAAAAATAGAGAAATTTCATGAAAACGCCTTTCAGTAAAATGAACGGTCTTGGTAATCAAATCATTGTTATTGATATGCGTAAAAGCACACATTCGCTTACACAGCAAGCAATATTTGCTTTATCGGCAGATCCTCAAACGCATTTTGATCAAATTATGGCTATTCATACATCAACTAAAAAAGAAGCCAATTTTCGTATTGAAATATGGAATGCGGATGGTTCAATAGCTAAAGCTTGCGGTAACGGTACCCGTTGCGTAATCGCATGGCTCACAGATCACAATCTTGGTGAAACTTTTCAATTGGAAATGCCCACTGGAATTATTGAAGGTAAACGCCGAACGGACGGACTGATCTCTGTTGACATGGGGAAGCCCAATTTCAATGCAAAAGAGATGCCTGTTTCACGTGAAATAGTTGATACCAATCACGTAGAAATCACTGCTGGTCCTTTAAGAGATGCTTGCCTTGTATCCATTGGTAATCTTCATGCTATTTTTTTTGTTGAAAATGACATTCAACAGATTCCATTAGAAATCTATGGAGCAAAACTTGAACATGATCCTCTTTTTCCAGAACGCTGTAATATTTCTATCGCTTATGTCTCGTCAAAGAAAAGCCTAAATTTACGTACATGGGAGCGAGGCGCTAGATTAACACAAGCATGTGGTAGCGCTGCTTGCGCAAGTGCGGTAGCTGCTTATCGACGTGGACTCACAAAACGCCATATTGATGTGAATTTACCAGGGGGAATGCTTAATATTTTTTATCGAGAAGATGATCACATTATCATGACAGGTCCAATCAAATATGAATTTAGTGGTTTTTTAAACCCTTTAACAGGGAGTTACAAAAAGGATCTCTCTTGATGACAATAGAAATTGTAACTTTTGGTTGTCGATTAAATAGCTACGAATCGGAAATCATACGCAAAGAAAGCTCTTCCTCGGGACTAGATAAGCTTAAAGACGGTGCCATTATCTTTAATACCTGTGCTGTCACAGCTGAAGCTGTACGACAAGCAAAACAAGCTATTCGCAAAGCAAGACGTGAAAATCCTCATGCCCGCATTATTGTAACAGGATGTGCGGCACAAACAGAAGGGCAGAATTTTGCCTCAATGTCAGAGGTTGATCTTGTTTTAGGGAATGAAGACAAGCTTCATGCACATTCTTACCGTCAACTTCCTGATTTTGGCATCAATCATTCTGAAAAATTGCGTATTAATGACATCATGGAAGTAGAGAAAATTGCTCCACACATGGTAAGTGCAATGGAAGAACGTACCCGTGCCTTTGTACAAGTACAAAATGGATGTGATCATCGCTGTACTTTTTGCATTATTCCCTATGGACGTGGGCCATCACGTTCAGTTCCCATGGGGGCTGTTATTGAACAAATTAAACAATTGATAAACAATGGTATCCAAGAAGTGGTTCTAACAGGTGTAGATCTTACAAGTTATGGCCACGATCTCCCTGGAAAAGTTACTCTAGGAAAACTAACTTCGAGTATTTTACACCACGTTCCTGATTTGCCTCGATTACGCCTTTCATCAATCGATTCTATTGAAGCAGATGAAGAACTCCTTAATCTTTTAGCCTATGAAAAAAGAATAATGCCACACTTACATTTATCCTTACAAGCTGGCGATAATATGATACTTAAAAGAATGAAACGGCGGCATTTGCGCGAACATGCAATTCAATTTTGCCAAGATTTACGTGCCAAACGTCCTACAATGGTTTATGGTGCTGATTTAATTGCTGGTTTTCCAACCGAAACAGAAGAAATGTTCGAAAATAGTCTCTCTTTAATTCATGACTGTAATTTAACACATCTTCATGTCTTTCCTTTTTCTCCAAGAGAAGGAACACCTGCTGCGCGTATGCCTCAAGTCAACCGTAGAGTGGTTAAAATGCGTGCAGAAAGATTACGCAAAGCAGGTGATGAGGCGTATAAGAAACATCTTGCTCACTTACAAAATAGTCAACAAACAATTCTTGTTGAAAAAGATGAAATTGGACGAACAGAAGATTATACTCTTGCACAAATTAAAGGTGTAAAAGCTGGAACTATTGTTCAAGCCCTTATTGTTGATCATGATGGTGATAAATTGATTGCTGTCCTTCCAAAATTGAATGCCGCTTGATCAGGAAAAAACTTTATGAAAAAATCTTTTATCAAAAAAATATTCTCTTTTAACAAATCTAAACAACAGGAAAGTGAACGTGTTTCCATTCCTCATGAAGCAGATACGACACAAGAAAGTGAATATAAAAATAAAGACATAAAAAACGATCAACCCTCTATAGAGAGAGAACAAGAAGAACAGGTAGAAAATCAAAAGGCAACACCTGAAAATTGTGATGAGGAAACTCCATCTTTTGCACCACATTCTGGAAAAATAATTGTTACAGATACAATTAGTGAAAAAAGAAACGAAGAATTTTCATCTGAATCTTCTGCTGAACAGAAAAAAACAGCGTGGTTTGGACGTCTAAAAAAAGGATTAGCCCTTTCTTCACAACGCTTAAGCGGGTCGATTGGAGACCTTTTTGTTAAAGGGAAACTTGATGAAGAAACCTTACAAGAATTGGAAGATATTCTTATTCAAGCTGATCTTGGTGTAGAAACGTCCACGCGGATTACTGATATTTTGGCTTCTAATCGTTATGAGAAAAATTTATCTCCAGATGACATTCATACCATCATAGCTGACGAAATAAAAAAAGTATTGGAACCTGTTGCAATTCCACTAGAACTTGACCTTAATCATAAGCCTCATGTTATTTTACTCGTAGGTGTAAATGGTACTGGAAAAACGACAACTATTGGAAAACTTGCGGCAAAGCTCACCGCAGGAGGATTAAAAGTTATGCTCGCTGCTGGTGATACATTCCGCGCTGCTGCTATTGAACAACTCCATATTTGGGGTGAACGCACAGGATCTCCTGTTATTTCAACCAAACTAGGAGCGGATGCTGCAAGCCTAGCATTTGATGCTTATGAAAAAGCAAAAAAAGCAAACAGTGATGTCTTGATTATTGATACAGCTGGACGTCTACAAAATAGAACAGAGTTGATGGATGAATTGGCAAAAATTATTCGTGTTTTAGGTAAACACTCTCCCCAAGCACCTCATACAATTCTTCAAACACTTGATGCAACAACTGGGCAAAATGCGCTGAAACAAGTAGATATTTTCCGTAATATTGCTGGCGTTAATGGTCTTATCATGACAAAGCTCGATGGTACAGCACGGGGAGGAATTCTTGTTGCCATTGCAGCAAAATATAAATTACCCGTTTATTTTATCGGCATAGGAGAGAATATAGAGGATCTTCAACCTTTTTCTGCTTCTGAATTTGCCGAAACCATTGCAGGAAGACACGCATGAAAAAAACTTCATTTAAACCTCATTCGCATAATAACTTCAACTCAAAGAAGACCAATGACAATCAAAAATCTTCTCTTTCACCCACCCTTAAATTTTTCTTAGAAATGGGACCATTGGTTATTTTCTTCCTTGCTAATTACAAGGGAGAGTGGTTGATAAATAATATCGGGATTTTTAAAAATTTTAGTAAACCTATTTTCCCTGCAACAGCTATTTTCATGGTAGCAATCATAGTTGCACTAAGCTTATCATGGGTTTTTGCACGAAAAATTCCCATAATGCCTCTCATCTCAGGAATATTCGTTCTTGTCTTTGGATTTTTAACTCTTTGGCTTCATAATGACACTTTTATCAAAATGAAACCAACAATCATTAACAGCTTATTTGCTCTTATTCTTTTTGGTGGCATGCTTTTTAAAAAACCACTTTTGCGTTACGCCCTTGATTCTACTTTAAAACTTGATGATTTAGGATGGCAAAAACTCACATATCGCTGGGCATTTTTTTTCGTGTTTCTTGCTCTTTTGAATGAAGTTGTTTGGCGTAACTTTAGCGATAACTTTTGGACGAGTTTTAAAGTATTTGGTGTTATGCCCATAACGGTTGTTTTCATGATTACTCAGATGCCTCTTATCATTAAACATTCAGAGGGTCTTTTTCCAGAAAAGGATAAATCTAATTCTTAAAACAATACCTTCATTACTATAAATTATTTTGTAAATTTATCGACATTACATCATTTATGGAGGGAATATGTGTTAATTGAACAGTTTGTCTGTCGAGAAGATAATTTTGGTGTACTCATTCATGACGAAAAAAGCGGTTACACAGCAGCAATTGATGCACCGGAAAGTAACGCGATTCAAAGAGCCCTAAAACGCCGCAATTGGACGCTTCAAACTATTTTTATCACGCACCATCATTATGACCATGTAGCAGCACTGGAAGAGCTAAAACAAATTTATAAAGCTGTAGTGATTGGACCGGAAACAGAGAAAGAAAAAATCAATCATCTTGATCAAACACTTCAACCTGATGAAAAACTTCTCTTTGGTACGTGCCCGCTTTTAGCTCTTTCAACACCTGGTCATACTTTAGGTGCATTATCTTATTATTTTCCTGAAGAAGGTGTTCTTTTTGCTGGAGACACACTTTTTTCATTGGGGTGTGGACGTCTTTTTGAAGGAACACCTTTACAGATGTTAAACTCCTTAAAAAAACTTCGTCAGCTTCCCGATGAAACACTTCTCTATTGTGGTCATGAATACACAAAAAATAATGCTCTTTTTGCATTAACAATTGACCCACACAATCAAAAACTCCGTCAAAGAGTCGAAGAAGTTTTGTTATTACACACAAAAAACGCAATGACTTTACCAGTAACCTTAGGACAAGAAAAAGCTACTAATCCCTTTCTTCGCTGGGATAGTAGCACGCTGCGAAAAGAACTTGCAATGGAAAATCACACAGACGAAGAGGTCTTTGCTGAAATCCGAAGAAGAAAAGATAATTTCTAGTTATGTTAAGGTTTGTATACCACTTGTTTTTTCTTTTTGTTTTATACACCAAAATGACAATAGCAAATGAAAAAACAATGCGTTTGATTTCCCATATATTCTAGAAAATTATATCTTAACAGAAGATTTTCTCATAAGAATGGAACAAATTGAAAAAGATTGTAAAAATTTACCACCAGAGAAGTCAACAACATCCCATAAGAGTTATGAGAATAATCTTAAGATTTTATGGCTCTTATTTCTGATCAACCAAAACTTATGGCTCTTTTAAGAAAAAATAATATTACACCAAGAGATTTTGCTCTTGGCAATTTGGCAATTCAGGCAACAGTAACAGAACTTTTAAATGAATCCTCCCCTAGAGATTTTAAAAGAGAAGGTTTTTCTTCTCCTGAAAAAAATTCTGTATTTTAAAGTAATTTAGAATTTGGTAAAAAATATTTATATAGAATGCTCGTTATTTTAAGAGGAAGTTGTAAATAGCTTATCTTTTCTTAGACAATAAATTTAACTTTGCAAACGTCGACAAATATCATCCAATTGCTCTAACGAAGAATAATGTATTTTTAGATCACCACCTTTTTTACCATGCCGGATAATGACCTTCATTCCAATAACATCTGCAAGTAATTTTTCTAAAGATTTTGTTTCTGTATCTTTCTCCACAATAGTTCTTTTTTTGACTTTAGGATTTGCCTGTTCATAGGCAAGTATTTCTGTCTGACGTACAGAGAGCCCTTCACGAATAATTTTTTCAGCCAATTCTTGCGGATTATCGACAGTGATAAGACAGCGTGCATGGCCTGCTGAAAGTTGCCCATCCGTCAAAAATTGCTGCACTTTTTGTGGAAGCTTTAATAAACGAAGCGTATTAGCAACATGACTCCGGCTTTTTCCAATGACTTGTGCTAAATCGGCTTGCGTATATCCATGTTCATTGAGTAAAATTTCATACCCCATTGCCTCTTCGATAGGATTAAGATCGGCACGTTGAACATTTTCAATAATAGCCAATTCTAAAGCTGTTTTATCATCTACATCGCGAACAATGACTGGTAATTTGCTTAAATTTGCTCGTTGTGCCGCACGCCACCGTCTTTCTCCAGCAATCAATTCAAACCGGTGAGGATGATCACGTGAGGGTCTCACAATAACAGGTTGAACAACACCGTGTTGGCGAATTGATTGTGCTAAATTATCAAGTTCCGAATCGGTAAAATGGCGTCGTGGGTTATGCGGATTGCATGAAATAGATTCAAGGGGAACAAATCTTTCAGAAACAGGGGATGCTGTAGTTGGATCCGTAAATTTGTCAGTATTTGATG is part of the Bartonella machadoae genome and harbors:
- the mdh gene encoding malate dehydrogenase, whose translation is MARKKIALIGSGMIGGTLAHIIGLKELADVVLFDIAEGISQGKALDIAESSPVDGFDINLKGANAYEAIEGADVVIVTAGVARKPGMSRDDLLGINLKVMEQVGDGIKKYAPSAFVICITNPLDAMVWALQKFSGLPTHKVIGMAGVLDSARFRHFLSEEFKVSVKDVTAFVLGGHGDSMVPLVRYSTVGGISLPDLVKMGWTTQERIDQIIQRTRDGGAEIVGLLKTGSAFYAPAASAVSMAEAYLKDTKRVVPVAAYLSGEYGVNDTYVGVPVVLGAGGVERVIEIDLDKEERDAFEHSVNAVQKLCEACISIVPSLK
- a CDS encoding AprI/Inh family metalloprotease inhibitor, with amino-acid sequence MPFFKNSSFIAISMVMFLGGCLTSRFDRSDNNNTAEVFYPLQEMPTEVMPDPSSSYYSSSETAEVSMYEKGDSQSDGRMASLELPSSAVDLFPASIAGVWNLSMDGKVCRIATPQTKFGQGYRAGPLHCPGIISQVNSWAVKGKRLYLYNNAGRVIVALYSSNIDRFEGRTIDDRPVILSR
- the zapE gene encoding cell division protein ZapE, translated to MILVSRRYKELVYKGEISFDPAQLALAEHFDHLLQDIMEQNVSRPWLFWHFFKKKKQNFFRCSRQKDDSLRGLYIYGEVGRGKTMLMDLFFSCLPKERKKRAHFNDFMADVHERINFYRQASINGKAGKAGKDNPILAVVEDLAQEARVLCFDEFSVTDIADAMVLGRLISALFDKGVFFIATSNVAPDNLYYNGLNRELFLPFIHVLKAHVRIVNLDAKTDYRLEKSNLQHVYITPLGLEANEHMDQAWALVLEGQKETSDELTLKGRFIHVPRSGEGCARFDYRDLCVKPLAAAEYLALAERYHTIFVDNVPVMDDTCRNETKRFILLIDILYERHIRLFMSAADVLENLYKGRAQTTETFEFKRTQSRLFEMQSQDYLKLWAEHFLLKGES
- the mtaB gene encoding tRNA (N(6)-L-threonylcarbamoyladenosine(37)-C(2))-methylthiotransferase MtaB, which codes for MTIEIVTFGCRLNSYESEIIRKESSSSGLDKLKDGAIIFNTCAVTAEAVRQAKQAIRKARRENPHARIIVTGCAAQTEGQNFASMSEVDLVLGNEDKLHAHSYRQLPDFGINHSEKLRINDIMEVEKIAPHMVSAMEERTRAFVQVQNGCDHRCTFCIIPYGRGPSRSVPMGAVIEQIKQLINNGIQEVVLTGVDLTSYGHDLPGKVTLGKLTSSILHHVPDLPRLRLSSIDSIEADEELLNLLAYEKRIMPHLHLSLQAGDNMILKRMKRRHLREHAIQFCQDLRAKRPTMVYGADLIAGFPTETEEMFENSLSLIHDCNLTHLHVFPFSPREGTPAARMPQVNRRVVKMRAERLRKAGDEAYKKHLAHLQNSQQTILVEKDEIGRTEDYTLAQIKGVKAGTIVQALIVDHDGDKLIAVLPKLNAA
- a CDS encoding ParB/RepB/Spo0J family partition protein, encoding MNDDQSKKRLGRGLAALIGDISLNNDFTRSSNTDKFTDPTTASPVSERFVPLESISCNPHNPRRHFTDSELDNLAQSIRQHGVVQPVIVRPSRDHPHRFELIAGERRWRAAQRANLSKLPVIVRDVDDKTALELAIIENVQRADLNPIEEAMGYEILLNEHGYTQADLAQVIGKSRSHVANTLRLLKLPQKVQQFLTDGQLSAGHARCLITVDNPQELAEKIIREGLSVRQTEILAYEQANPKVKKRTIVEKDTETKSLEKLLADVIGMKVIIRHGKKGGDLKIHYSSLEQLDDICRRLQS
- the gloB gene encoding hydroxyacylglutathione hydrolase translates to MLIEQFVCREDNFGVLIHDEKSGYTAAIDAPESNAIQRALKRRNWTLQTIFITHHHYDHVAALEELKQIYKAVVIGPETEKEKINHLDQTLQPDEKLLFGTCPLLALSTPGHTLGALSYYFPEEGVLFAGDTLFSLGCGRLFEGTPLQMLNSLKKLRQLPDETLLYCGHEYTKNNALFALTIDPHNQKLRQRVEEVLLLHTKNAMTLPVTLGQEKATNPFLRWDSSTLRKELAMENHTDEEVFAEIRRRKDNF
- a CDS encoding septation protein A; this encodes MKKTSFKPHSHNNFNSKKTNDNQKSSLSPTLKFFLEMGPLVIFFLANYKGEWLINNIGIFKNFSKPIFPATAIFMVAIIVALSLSWVFARKIPIMPLISGIFVLVFGFLTLWLHNDTFIKMKPTIINSLFALILFGGMLFKKPLLRYALDSTLKLDDLGWQKLTYRWAFFFVFLALLNEVVWRNFSDNFWTSFKVFGVMPITVVFMITQMPLIIKHSEGLFPEKDKSNS
- the dapF gene encoding diaminopimelate epimerase, whose protein sequence is MKTPFSKMNGLGNQIIVIDMRKSTHSLTQQAIFALSADPQTHFDQIMAIHTSTKKEANFRIEIWNADGSIAKACGNGTRCVIAWLTDHNLGETFQLEMPTGIIEGKRRTDGLISVDMGKPNFNAKEMPVSREIVDTNHVEITAGPLRDACLVSIGNLHAIFFVENDIQQIPLEIYGAKLEHDPLFPERCNISIAYVSSKKSLNLRTWERGARLTQACGSAACASAVAAYRRGLTKRHIDVNLPGGMLNIFYREDDHIIMTGPIKYEFSGFLNPLTGSYKKDLS
- the ftsY gene encoding signal recognition particle-docking protein FtsY is translated as MKKSFIKKIFSFNKSKQQESERVSIPHEADTTQESEYKNKDIKNDQPSIEREQEEQVENQKATPENCDEETPSFAPHSGKIIVTDTISEKRNEEFSSESSAEQKKTAWFGRLKKGLALSSQRLSGSIGDLFVKGKLDEETLQELEDILIQADLGVETSTRITDILASNRYEKNLSPDDIHTIIADEIKKVLEPVAIPLELDLNHKPHVILLVGVNGTGKTTTIGKLAAKLTAGGLKVMLAAGDTFRAAAIEQLHIWGERTGSPVISTKLGADAASLAFDAYEKAKKANSDVLIIDTAGRLQNRTELMDELAKIIRVLGKHSPQAPHTILQTLDATTGQNALKQVDIFRNIAGVNGLIMTKLDGTARGGILVAIAAKYKLPVYFIGIGENIEDLQPFSASEFAETIAGRHA